From one Bordetella genomosp. 9 genomic stretch:
- a CDS encoding NAD-dependent epimerase/dehydratase family protein, with product MNTENTRILVIGANGQLGTELVEALATRHGADRIVTADIRAEGPDPDCVHELLDVTSAEALESVVARHRIGQIYNLAAALSATAEVKPQWAWDLNMTGLLNVLEIARRQGIRKVFWPSSIAAFGPSTPKHGAPQQTVMDPETVYGISKLAGEGWCRWYRTRNKVDVRSLRYPGLISYKTAPGGGTTDYAVDIFHQALRTGSYRCFLNADQELPMMYMADAVRATIELMDAPVDRITEFGSYNLAGFSVTPDALTTEIRKRIPDFRISYAPDFRQAIAASWPSSIDDSRARSDWGWMPQFDLRAMVPDMLAHVREMITAEPCRA from the coding sequence ATGAATACGGAAAACACAAGAATCCTGGTGATCGGCGCCAATGGCCAACTCGGGACCGAGCTCGTCGAAGCCCTGGCCACACGCCACGGCGCGGACCGGATCGTCACCGCGGACATTCGCGCAGAAGGACCCGACCCGGACTGCGTGCACGAGTTATTGGACGTGACCTCGGCCGAAGCGCTCGAAAGCGTCGTGGCACGGCACCGGATCGGCCAGATCTACAACCTGGCCGCGGCGCTGTCCGCGACCGCGGAAGTCAAGCCGCAGTGGGCATGGGACCTGAACATGACCGGCCTGCTCAATGTGCTGGAGATCGCCCGGCGGCAGGGCATCCGCAAGGTATTCTGGCCGAGCTCGATCGCGGCATTCGGTCCGTCCACACCCAAGCACGGCGCGCCGCAGCAGACCGTGATGGATCCCGAAACGGTGTACGGCATTTCCAAGCTGGCGGGAGAAGGATGGTGCCGGTGGTACCGGACCAGGAACAAGGTCGACGTCCGCAGCCTGCGCTATCCGGGCCTGATCTCCTACAAGACCGCGCCCGGCGGTGGCACCACCGACTATGCGGTGGATATCTTCCACCAGGCCTTGCGCACCGGGTCATACCGCTGCTTCTTGAACGCGGACCAGGAACTGCCCATGATGTACATGGCCGACGCCGTGCGCGCGACCATCGAACTGATGGACGCGCCGGTGGACCGCATCACGGAATTCGGCAGCTATAACCTGGCGGGGTTCAGCGTGACGCCGGATGCGCTGACCACGGAAATAAGAAAGCGGATTCCCGACTTCCGGATATCGTACGCGCCGGACTTCCGCCAAGCGATCGCGGCCAGCTGGCCCAGCTCCATCGACGACTCCAGGGCCAGGTCCGACTGGGGATGGATGCCCCAGTTCGACCTGCGGGCCATGGTGCCGGACATGCTGGCGCACGTGCGGGAAATGATCACCGCCGAGCCGTGCCGGGCATGA
- the gspG gene encoding type II secretion system major pseudopilin GspG, translated as MKPCTHGIPAPRTRRPAPRNPPSRQRGFSLIEIMVVVVIMGILAGLVVPNLLRRPDQARVVAARQDISSIYQALKLYRLDNGHYPSAQQGLQALVQQPADEKLSGWHSYLDRLPNDPWGHPYQYLNPGVKGEIDVFSLGADNKPGGEDSDADIGSWSL; from the coding sequence ATGAAACCTTGCACCCACGGCATCCCCGCGCCTCGGACCCGCCGTCCCGCGCCCCGCAACCCGCCCTCCCGCCAACGCGGCTTCTCGCTCATCGAGATCATGGTCGTGGTGGTCATCATGGGGATCCTGGCCGGGCTCGTCGTGCCCAACCTGCTCCGGCGTCCCGACCAGGCGCGCGTCGTCGCCGCGCGGCAGGACATCTCCAGCATCTATCAGGCGCTGAAACTGTATCGCCTGGACAACGGCCACTATCCCAGCGCGCAGCAAGGCCTGCAGGCGCTCGTGCAACAGCCGGCTGATGAAAAACTGTCAGGCTGGCACAGCTACCTCGATCGCCTGCCCAACGATCCCTGGGGCCATCCCTATCAATACCTGAATCCCGGCGTCAAAGGCGAGATCGACGTGTTTTCCCTGGGTGCCGACAACAAGCCCGGCGGCGAAGACAGCGATGCGGACATCGGATCCTGGAGCCTTTGA
- a CDS encoding prepilin-type N-terminal cleavage/methylation domain-containing protein: MRTSDPGAFDRRAARASPQPYRCQAGFSLIEMLVVVAIIAIMTAGISLAMPRRGDQPLARDARRLELLFAQAQTEARAGGRAIIWRADENGYRFTRRAAWQPGDARALAPASVTEAPQSDDFRQDESLRPRQWEAGHVRVQVYSDGGPTGGGTGAADASGAGDHASAVFAPEWIAPPMRVELSDDFRRIDIVRDAAGRYATHP, translated from the coding sequence ATGCGGACATCGGATCCTGGAGCCTTTGACCGCCGCGCGGCGCGCGCGTCACCCCAACCCTATCGATGCCAGGCCGGTTTCAGCCTGATCGAAATGCTGGTTGTCGTGGCCATCATCGCCATCATGACCGCGGGCATCAGCCTGGCCATGCCGCGCCGTGGCGACCAGCCGCTGGCGCGCGACGCCCGCCGGCTGGAGCTGCTGTTCGCACAGGCCCAGACGGAAGCCCGCGCGGGCGGCCGCGCCATCATCTGGCGCGCCGACGAAAACGGCTACCGCTTCACCCGGCGCGCCGCGTGGCAACCCGGCGACGCACGCGCCCTCGCACCCGCCTCCGTCACCGAGGCGCCGCAGTCCGATGATTTCCGGCAGGACGAATCACTGCGGCCGCGGCAATGGGAAGCGGGCCACGTACGCGTGCAGGTCTACAGCGATGGCGGCCCCACGGGCGGCGGCACCGGCGCGGCGGATGCGTCGGGAGCGGGCGACCATGCCAGCGCCGTCTTCGCGCCGGAATGGATCGCGCCGCCCATGCGCGTCGAACTGAGCGATGACTTCCGGCGCATCGACATCGTGCGCGACGCCGCCGGGCGCTATGCGACACACCCATGA
- the gspI gene encoding type II secretion system minor pseudopilin GspI — MKRRDRQRGFSLLEVLVALVIIAIALGACVRAAGQMAAGQAAVRDRALALVSAENTLAELRAQRLYPPLGRRSQPCPQGPLALTCDLSIESTSNRGFRQATVRVMDADKRLLSELRGLAGAQP; from the coding sequence ATGAAGCGCCGCGATCGACAACGAGGCTTTTCGCTGCTGGAAGTCCTGGTGGCGCTGGTCATTATCGCGATCGCGCTGGGCGCCTGCGTGCGCGCGGCGGGACAGATGGCGGCAGGCCAGGCCGCCGTGCGCGATCGCGCGCTGGCGCTGGTGTCGGCAGAAAACACGCTGGCCGAACTGCGCGCCCAGCGCCTTTATCCGCCGTTGGGGCGCCGCAGCCAACCCTGTCCGCAGGGGCCGCTGGCACTCACCTGCGACCTCTCCATCGAATCGACGTCCAATCGCGGCTTTCGCCAGGCCACGGTGCGGGTCATGGATGCCGACAAACGCCTGCTGTCCGAACTGCGCGGGTTGGCGGGCGCGCAGCCATGA
- a CDS encoding PulJ/GspJ family protein produces MPARRGATKPSATSAARQRGFTLIEVLVAVALMAIVSVMSWRGLDSVVRARNHMQREADRDEALLRVLGQLQQDVRMRAPDSVLDGGIPDASAGQALPAAISMPASAQEVDIVRGPAPAGRWQRVRWWRDGDTLRRASGAGGDSFPLPRPDAGADVLDGVQGFAVEAWIPGRGWIALPANQSNAAATGLAFVLRLAGAAPGTTQTYRRVVALP; encoded by the coding sequence ATGCCGGCACGGCGCGGCGCAACGAAGCCGTCCGCAACCAGCGCGGCACGACAGCGCGGCTTCACGCTGATCGAAGTGCTGGTCGCGGTCGCGCTGATGGCCATCGTCAGCGTAATGTCCTGGCGCGGCCTGGACAGCGTGGTCCGCGCGCGCAACCACATGCAGCGCGAAGCCGACCGCGACGAGGCCTTGCTGCGCGTGCTGGGACAGCTGCAACAGGACGTCCGCATGCGGGCGCCCGATTCCGTCCTGGACGGCGGCATCCCCGACGCGAGCGCCGGTCAGGCCTTGCCCGCCGCCATCAGCATGCCGGCCAGCGCGCAGGAGGTCGATATCGTCCGCGGACCGGCGCCGGCGGGGCGCTGGCAGCGCGTGCGCTGGTGGCGCGATGGCGACACCTTGCGCCGCGCCAGCGGAGCCGGTGGCGACAGCTTCCCGCTGCCCAGGCCCGATGCCGGCGCGGACGTGCTGGACGGCGTGCAGGGCTTCGCCGTGGAAGCCTGGATACCCGGACGCGGCTGGATCGCCTTGCCGGCCAACCAATCGAACGCGGCCGCCACCGGGCTCGCCTTCGTGCTGCGACTGGCCGGCGCCGCGCCCGGCACCACGCAGACCTATCGCCGCGTGGTGGCCCTGCCATGA